The Euwallacea similis isolate ESF13 chromosome 15, ESF131.1, whole genome shotgun sequence genome has a window encoding:
- the LOC136413884 gene encoding catalase-like yields the protein MNTKSREPADRQLEDWKAKNKDKVGSTTNSAGIPIVNPKTSLTVGKYGVIPLRDAQMVEHLSHFNRERIPERVVHAKGGGAFGYFECTKELSDLTVSKVFERVQKKTPIAIRFSVVAGNMGSADTVRDPRGFAIKFYTEEGIWDLVGNNTPIFFMRDPILFPMFIHSQKRNPVTNLRDWDAFWDYLSLTPMSVHQVMFLFSDRGIPKTYRHQHGYGSHTFSLINKDRKLTWCKFIYKTNQGIQNYEDPAEAEKVAGEDPDHNIRDLYNSIAEASESNKTFPSWTFYIQTMTPEQAKAVKFNPFDITKVWPHKEFPLIEVGKLFLNRNASNYFAEIEQLAFSPNNMTPGIGGSLDRLLQGRLYSYQDAHRYRLGVNFQQLPVNRPVDSTNNFQRDGVTCYFNQGGAPNYYPNSFGGPNPDDFAAVGTASAEHFDGNEDYYPQFYDEDNYSQPKVFWEKVLDTGAKQRLVNNLAGAIKRAKRHIQERAVDMFNNVSKDLGTRLKAQLFGEAKVMHL from the exons ATGAATACCAAAAGCAGGGAACCTGCTGATAGACAACTTGAGGATTGGAAGGCCAAAAATAAG GACAAAGTTGGAAGCACAACCAACAGCGCTGGAATACCAATTGTGAACCCCAAGACCAGCTTGACGGTGGGCAAATACGGGGTGATCCCCCTGAGGGATGCGCAGATGGTGGAGCATTTGAGCCATTTTAACCGAGAGAGGATTCCGGAAAGAGTGGTGCACGCCAAGGGAGGGGGTGCATTTGGGTACTTTGAATGCACCAAGGAACTGAGCGATTTGACTGTGTCGAAGGTATTTGAGAGGGTGCAGAAGAAGACTCCTATAGCAATACg attttctgTAGTTGCTGGAAACATGGGTTCGGCAGACACCGTGAGAGACCCACGAG GCTTTGCAATTAAGTTCTACACAGAGGAAGGCATATGGGATTTGGTCGGAAATAACACACCGATTTTCTTTATGAGGGACCCAATTCTTTTCCCTATGTTCATTCACAGTCAAAAACGGAACCCGGTTACAAATTTGAGGGATTGGGACGCCTTTTGGGATTATCTGTCTTTGACGCCCATGTCGGTACATCag GTGATGTTTCTATTTTCGGACCGAGGTATACCCAAAACGTACAGACACCAACATGGCTATGGCTCGCATACTTTCTCTCTGATCAATAAAGACCGAAAACTTACGTggtgtaaatttatttataagacCAATCAAG GTATTCAGAACTACGAAGATCCAGCTGAGGCTGAAAAGGTAGCTGGAGAGGACCCAGATCACAACATTAGGGACCTTTATAATTCCATCGCTGAAGCTAGTGAATCAAACAAAACATTTCCTTCCTGGACTTTTTACATCCAGACCATGACCCCTGAGCAGGCTAAAGCTGTGAAATTTAACCCCTTTGATATAACTAAA GTGTGGCCTCACAAGGAATTTCCTCTCATTGAAGTGGGAAAGCTTTTCCTCAATCGAAATGCCAGTAACTATTTTGCTGAAATTGAACAGCTGGCTTTTAGTCCCAATAATATGACACCAGGAATTGGGGGTTCTCTTGATAGACTTTTGCAAGGGCGTCTTTACTCTTATCAAGATGCCCATAGGTACCGTTTGGGTGTCAACTTTCAGCAACTACCCGTAAATCGACCTGTGGATTCTACG AATAACTTTCAAAGAGATGGAGTTACGTGCTATTTCAACCAAGGTGGAGCTCCAAACTACTACCCTAACAGCTTCGGGGGTCCCAACCCTGATGATTTTGCAGCAGTTGGGACTGCCTCAGCTGAGCACTTTGATGGGAATGAAGACTATTATCCGCAATTTTATGACGAGGACAATTATTCGCAGCCCAAAGTGTTCTGGGAGAAGGTTCTTGATACTGGTGCAAAACAACGACTG GTAAATAACTTAGCAGGAGCGATAAAACGTGCAAAAAGACATATACAAGAGAGAGCTGTAGACATGTTCAACAATGTCAGCAAGGATTTAGGGACTCGATTAAAGGCACAACTTTTTGGGGAAGCCAAAGTAATGCACTTATAA